The proteins below come from a single Methyloprofundus sedimenti genomic window:
- a CDS encoding type I restriction endonuclease subunit R, which yields MDNKSKESAFQNDMINQLVANGWLIGKPENYNRKLALYEEDVLGFVKDTQDAQWQKFCALYPNNPEQKFLERVATQLNKADPNAANKEMRTFGTLGVLRHELRDRGTRFSLCQFKPEHDLNPDTLARYQQNRCRVVPELVYSPWATEEHLAQTGAKAKAWRIDLVLFVNGLPIATLELKSEFKQAVQNAIKQYKTTRFAIDPATKKSEPLLSFKRGALVHFAVSQYEVYMATRLEGEDTYFLPFNKGTKEGAAGNDVPENVDQYATDYLWNEVLLPDNLLKILARFVHLQIEEKEDWEGRKTKKETLIFPRYHQWDVVNKLVDAARTEGPGHKYLIQHSAGSGKSNSIAWVAHQLSSLHNVSGNKQFDSIIIVTDRNVLDAQLQETISQFTSVEGVVGRINNQEGDGSKSEKLASALENSQPIIIVTIQTFPYVLKAIENSVSLKERNYVVIADEAHSSQTGSTARQLKEVLMVDSTDEELSTEDILDAAVASRKASANLSYLAFTATPKTKTLELFGRLPNPDEAPSKRNKPEAYHIYSMRQAIEEGFILDVLKNYTNYKVAYNLAMKIQGSDQEVESKKAKVKLNQWVRLHDYNISQKVQVIVEHFKDNVMGLLGGQAKAMVVTSSRKEAVRYKLCFDKYITEKSYQKIHAMVAFSGEVEFNEKDPNAAGLIGEKYTEYNMNPHLKGRDMRKAFDSDDYQVMLVANKFQTGFDQPKLCAMYVDKKLGGVECVQTLSRLNRTYPGKAETGTFILDFFNDPDDILEAFQPYYQTAELDDVSDPDLIFDLFDKLRAAGIFQWQEVEQFCNAFLQKSKSNAAIANICKPAVERWQKRYKSAVDAYKQAKEMFDRTKKTDDAVLIANAENSFKACKQEKDALEIFKKDLGTFVRFYEFMSQIVDYNDKGLEQLSLYARNLRPMLREALIEEDDIDLNSVELSHYRLSKIRQQDIQLKEDAGEYLNPGDSLGSAKAKDKKEEFLSQIISRLNELFITDELTDNDLVNYAYTVRDKLSENALVMSQIANNTPEQAMLGDFPKAIDDAVMDSNDAHQNQMMQLLSDPAKAAGFARVVFDLLVQNGK from the coding sequence ATGGATAACAAATCAAAAGAAAGTGCATTTCAAAACGATATGATTAATCAGCTAGTCGCTAATGGCTGGCTAATAGGCAAACCCGAAAACTACAATCGCAAACTGGCTTTATATGAAGAAGATGTCTTAGGGTTTGTTAAAGATACCCAGGATGCTCAATGGCAAAAATTCTGCGCACTTTATCCCAACAATCCTGAACAAAAGTTTTTAGAACGGGTAGCTACTCAGCTGAATAAAGCTGATCCTAATGCCGCCAATAAAGAAATGCGTACTTTTGGCACTTTGGGCGTGTTGCGTCATGAGCTGCGTGATCGTGGTACACGCTTTAGTTTATGTCAGTTTAAGCCTGAGCATGATTTAAATCCTGATACTTTAGCACGTTATCAACAGAACCGTTGCCGTGTGGTGCCTGAGTTGGTTTATAGCCCTTGGGCAACTGAAGAGCATTTAGCACAAACTGGTGCTAAAGCCAAAGCCTGGCGGATTGATTTGGTGCTGTTTGTTAATGGTTTGCCGATTGCCACCTTGGAATTAAAGTCTGAGTTTAAACAAGCGGTACAAAATGCGATCAAGCAATATAAAACCACGCGTTTTGCTATTGATCCTGCGACTAAAAAATCAGAGCCGTTATTAAGCTTTAAACGCGGTGCCTTGGTGCATTTTGCGGTCAGTCAATATGAAGTGTATATGGCAACCCGACTGGAGGGCGAAGACACTTACTTTTTACCGTTTAATAAAGGCACTAAAGAGGGTGCTGCCGGTAATGATGTGCCTGAGAATGTTGATCAATACGCCACCGATTATTTATGGAATGAGGTATTACTGCCCGATAACCTGTTAAAGATTCTCGCTCGCTTTGTGCATTTACAGATTGAAGAAAAAGAAGATTGGGAAGGCCGCAAGACTAAAAAAGAAACCTTAATTTTCCCCCGTTATCATCAATGGGATGTAGTGAATAAATTAGTCGATGCTGCTAGAACTGAAGGGCCAGGGCATAAATACCTGATTCAGCACAGTGCGGGTTCGGGGAAATCTAATTCCATTGCCTGGGTGGCGCATCAGTTGTCGTCCTTACATAATGTCAGTGGCAATAAACAGTTTGATTCTATTATTATTGTCACCGATAGAAATGTATTAGATGCCCAACTACAGGAAACTATTTCTCAATTTACCAGTGTTGAGGGTGTAGTCGGTCGAATCAATAATCAAGAGGGTGATGGTTCAAAATCTGAAAAATTGGCCAGTGCCTTAGAAAATTCACAGCCGATTATTATTGTTACCATTCAGACTTTTCCTTATGTTTTAAAAGCCATAGAAAACAGCGTTAGCTTAAAAGAACGCAATTATGTGGTGATTGCTGATGAGGCGCATTCATCGCAAACAGGTTCTACCGCACGGCAGTTAAAAGAAGTGTTGATGGTGGATAGCACTGATGAAGAGTTAAGCACGGAAGATATATTAGATGCGGCAGTGGCTTCACGTAAAGCTTCCGCCAATCTCAGTTATTTAGCCTTTACCGCCACCCCTAAAACAAAAACGCTGGAATTGTTTGGTCGTTTACCTAATCCCGATGAAGCGCCGTCTAAAAGAAATAAGCCCGAAGCCTATCATATCTACAGCATGCGTCAGGCCATAGAAGAGGGCTTTATTCTGGATGTATTAAAAAATTACACCAATTATAAAGTGGCTTATAACCTGGCTATGAAGATTCAAGGCTCTGACCAGGAGGTGGAAAGTAAAAAAGCCAAAGTTAAACTGAATCAATGGGTGCGTTTGCATGATTATAATATCTCGCAAAAAGTACAGGTGATTGTTGAGCACTTTAAAGACAATGTGATGGGTTTATTAGGTGGTCAAGCCAAAGCCATGGTAGTGACTAGTTCGCGCAAAGAAGCGGTGCGTTATAAATTATGTTTTGATAAATACATTACTGAAAAAAGCTATCAAAAGATTCATGCTATGGTGGCTTTTTCTGGTGAAGTAGAGTTTAACGAAAAAGACCCGAATGCTGCTGGTTTAATTGGTGAGAAATATACCGAATATAATATGAACCCACATCTTAAAGGCCGAGATATGCGTAAAGCCTTTGATTCGGATGATTATCAAGTGATGCTGGTAGCGAATAAGTTTCAAACAGGGTTTGATCAGCCTAAATTGTGCGCCATGTATGTGGATAAAAAACTGGGTGGTGTGGAATGTGTGCAAACCTTATCACGCTTAAACCGGACTTATCCTGGTAAAGCTGAAACCGGCACCTTTATACTGGATTTCTTTAATGATCCTGATGATATTCTTGAGGCGTTTCAGCCCTATTATCAAACAGCCGAACTGGATGATGTTTCTGACCCGGATTTGATCTTTGATTTATTCGATAAGCTAAGAGCAGCAGGTATTTTTCAATGGCAAGAAGTGGAACAATTCTGCAATGCCTTTTTACAAAAGAGCAAAAGCAATGCTGCCATTGCCAATATTTGTAAACCTGCAGTAGAGCGCTGGCAAAAGCGTTATAAGTCCGCTGTTGATGCCTACAAGCAAGCCAAGGAGATGTTCGATCGCACCAAGAAAACAGATGATGCGGTACTGATAGCCAATGCAGAAAATAGCTTTAAAGCATGTAAGCAGGAAAAAGATGCCTTAGAGATCTTTAAAAAGGATTTAGGTACCTTTGTGCGCTTTTATGAGTTTATGTCACAAATTGTTGATTACAACGATAAGGGTTTAGAACAGCTCAGTCTTTATGCCAGAAACCTACGGCCCATGTTGCGTGAAGCATTGATCGAGGAAGATGATATTGATTTGAATAGCGTGGAGTTAAGTCATTATCGATTATCCAAAATCCGTCAGCAGGATATTCAGTTAAAAGAAGATGCGGGCGAGTATTTAAACCCTGGGGACAGTCTAGGTTCAGCAAAAGCTAAAGATAAAAAAGAAGAGTTTTTGTCACAGATTATCAGCCGCTTAAATGAGTTATTTATTACCGATGAGCTGACTGATAATGATTTGGTTAATTATGCCTATACGGTTAGGGATAAGCTGAGTGAGAATGCTTTGGTGATGAGCCAAATTGCAAACAATACACCCGAGCAAGCCATGTTGGGTGATTTCCCTAAAGCGATTGATGATGCGGTGATGGATAGTAATGACGCGCATCAAAATCAGATGATGCAGTTGTTGTCTGATCCAGCTAAAGCGGCTGGGTTTGCTAGGGTGGTGTTTGATTTGTTGGTGCAAAACGGTAAGTAA
- a CDS encoding beta-class carbonic anhydrase: MANVNTDKLLENNKLYANGEQVHNSSHPGKQPINPARHVAVVACMDARLDVEDLLGLQTGDAHIIRNAGGVVTDDAIRCLIISHHLLNTNEIILIHHTRCGMLAFSDDLLKAGLEGDPAAERLLGKATGRDFTSCHHSASTPAQFHAFRGPLEALDSAPDEAQIERLSWDVRRSISRIMTHPWIPTEGPDASTVRGFIYDVDTGKLQEVSYPGPMGTFG; the protein is encoded by the coding sequence ATGGCTAATGTAAACACAGATAAACTGCTAGAAAACAACAAACTTTATGCAAACGGTGAGCAAGTACATAATTCTTCCCATCCTGGTAAGCAACCGATCAATCCAGCCAGACATGTGGCTGTTGTTGCCTGTATGGATGCTCGGCTTGATGTTGAGGACTTGCTAGGTTTGCAAACTGGAGACGCACATATCATCCGTAATGCCGGTGGTGTTGTTACTGATGATGCAATTCGTTGCCTGATTATCTCGCACCACCTGCTTAACACTAATGAAATCATCTTAATTCATCACACCCGCTGTGGTATGTTGGCTTTTAGTGATGACCTGCTCAAAGCCGGGCTAGAAGGCGATCCAGCGGCTGAAAGGTTGCTGGGAAAGGCGACGGGACGAGATTTTACCAGTTGTCATCACAGCGCTTCGACACCTGCCCAGTTTCATGCCTTTCGTGGTCCACTAGAAGCGCTTGATTCAGCGCCTGATGAGGCTCAAATCGAACGCCTTAGCTGGGACGTCAGACGTTCGATATCCAGAATCATGACGCACCCATGGATTCCAACTGAAGGACCTGATGCTTCGACAGTACGAGGGTTCATCTATGATGTTGATACAGGAAAACTTCAGGAAGTGAGCTATCCGGGACCGATGGGTACTTTCGGCTAA